In Ensifer canadensis, a genomic segment contains:
- a CDS encoding efflux RND transporter permease subunit has translation MNFSRFFVDRPVFAGVLSVLIFVGGLLGMTGLPISEYPEVVPPQIVVRAQYPGANPAVIAETVATPLEEQINGVEGMLYMQSQATADGLMTLTVTFELGTDPDQAQQLIQNRVAQAEPRLPEEVRRLGVTTVKSSPDLTLVVHLLSPNGQYDINYLRNYGVLNVKDRLARIDGVGQVQIFGGGDYSMRIWIDPQKAAERGLAASDVANAIRAQNVQAAAGVIGASPSVPGLDLQLSVNAQGRLQTPEDFADIVVKSGAGGEVTRLGDVARVEMGAADYSLRSLLDNKAAVGMGVFQAPGSNAIQISENVHKAMAELKLTMPDGVDYEIVYDTTQFVRASIESVIHTLLEAIALVVIVVIVFLQTWRASIIPLVAVPVSIVGTFAVMYVFGFSINALSLFGLVLAIGIVVDDAIVVVENVERNIEQGLSPVQATYRAMQEVSGPIIAIALVLVAVFVPLAFITGLTGQFYRQFALTIAISTVISAINSLTLSPALAALLLRNHHAPKDWLTRAMDKVFGWFFRGFNRFFGRSSEAYGRGVGRILSRKSLIMGVYVLLLGVTFVLFRAVPGGFVPAQDKQYLIGFAQLPDAATLDRSEDVIRRMSDIALKHPGVENAIAFPGLSINGFTNSSNSGIVFVALKPFEERTTPELSGGAIAMQLNQEFGAIQDAFIAMFPPPPVQGLGTTGGFKLQIEDKNGLGYQALDEATKAFIAKAYQTPELAGIYSSFQINVPQLYADLDRVKARQLGVEVTDVFETLQIYLGSLYVNDFNAFGRTYSVRVQADANYRSHADDIGKLKVRSQSGEMIPLSALLKVEQTVGAERAIRYNGFLSADINGGPAPGFSSGQAQAAIEKIAAETLPPGIAFEWTDLTYQQILAGNSGMLVFPLALLLVYLVLAAQYESLTLPIAIILIVPMGIMAALAGVWLTGGDNNVFTQIGLIVLVGLSAKNAILIVEFARELELSGSTAVQAAIEASRLRLRPILMTSMAFIMGVVPLVISTGAGAEMRSAMGVAVFSGMIGVTAFGIFMTPVFYVLIRKLSGERPLKHAGAHIEAPHLAPGE, from the coding sequence ATGAACTTCTCACGCTTCTTCGTCGACCGCCCGGTCTTCGCGGGCGTTCTTTCGGTCCTGATCTTCGTGGGCGGCCTGCTCGGCATGACCGGCCTGCCGATCTCCGAATATCCCGAAGTCGTGCCGCCGCAGATCGTCGTGCGGGCGCAGTATCCCGGCGCCAACCCGGCTGTTATCGCCGAGACGGTGGCAACGCCGCTCGAAGAACAGATCAACGGCGTCGAGGGCATGCTCTACATGCAGAGCCAGGCGACGGCGGACGGTCTGATGACGCTGACCGTCACCTTCGAACTCGGCACCGACCCGGACCAGGCCCAGCAGCTGATACAGAACCGCGTCGCGCAGGCCGAGCCGCGCCTGCCCGAGGAAGTGCGCCGTCTCGGCGTCACGACCGTCAAGAGCTCGCCGGACCTGACGCTCGTCGTGCACCTGTTGTCGCCCAACGGCCAGTACGACATCAACTATCTGCGCAATTACGGCGTGCTCAACGTCAAGGATCGGCTCGCCCGCATCGACGGCGTCGGCCAGGTACAGATCTTCGGCGGCGGCGACTATTCGATGCGCATCTGGATCGACCCGCAGAAGGCTGCCGAACGCGGTCTTGCGGCAAGCGACGTGGCCAACGCCATCCGCGCGCAGAACGTTCAGGCCGCCGCCGGCGTCATCGGCGCCTCGCCGTCGGTTCCCGGCCTCGACCTGCAGCTTTCCGTCAACGCGCAAGGCCGCCTGCAGACGCCTGAGGACTTTGCCGACATCGTCGTCAAGTCGGGCGCCGGCGGCGAGGTCACGCGGCTTGGCGACGTCGCACGCGTCGAAATGGGCGCTGCCGACTATTCGCTGCGCTCGCTGCTCGACAACAAGGCCGCCGTCGGCATGGGCGTCTTCCAGGCGCCGGGCTCAAACGCGATCCAGATCTCGGAAAACGTTCACAAGGCCATGGCCGAGCTGAAGCTGACCATGCCCGACGGCGTCGACTACGAGATCGTCTACGACACCACCCAGTTCGTGCGTGCCTCGATCGAGTCGGTCATCCACACCCTGCTTGAAGCGATCGCGCTGGTCGTCATCGTCGTCATCGTCTTCCTGCAGACCTGGCGCGCCTCGATCATCCCGCTCGTGGCGGTGCCCGTCTCGATCGTCGGCACCTTCGCGGTGATGTACGTCTTCGGCTTCTCGATCAACGCGCTCAGCCTGTTCGGCCTGGTGCTGGCGATCGGCATCGTCGTCGACGACGCCATCGTCGTGGTCGAAAACGTCGAACGTAACATAGAGCAGGGTCTGTCGCCGGTACAGGCGACCTACCGTGCGATGCAGGAGGTTTCCGGACCGATCATCGCCATTGCGCTGGTGCTCGTCGCCGTGTTCGTGCCGCTTGCGTTCATCACCGGCCTGACCGGGCAGTTCTACCGCCAGTTCGCACTGACGATCGCCATCTCGACGGTGATCTCCGCCATCAACTCGCTGACGCTTTCCCCGGCGCTCGCCGCCCTCCTCCTGCGCAATCACCATGCGCCGAAGGATTGGCTGACCCGTGCCATGGACAAGGTGTTCGGCTGGTTCTTCCGCGGCTTCAACCGCTTCTTCGGTCGCAGCTCGGAAGCCTATGGCCGCGGCGTCGGCAGGATCCTGTCGCGCAAGTCGCTGATCATGGGCGTCTATGTCCTGCTGCTCGGCGTCACCTTCGTGCTGTTCCGCGCCGTTCCCGGCGGCTTCGTGCCCGCCCAGGACAAGCAGTATCTGATCGGCTTTGCACAGTTGCCTGACGCAGCGACGCTCGACCGCTCGGAAGACGTCATCCGCCGCATGAGTGATATCGCGCTCAAGCATCCCGGCGTCGAAAATGCCATCGCCTTCCCCGGCCTGTCGATCAACGGCTTCACCAACTCGTCGAACTCCGGCATCGTCTTCGTGGCGCTGAAGCCGTTCGAGGAGCGCACGACGCCCGAGCTTTCGGGCGGGGCGATCGCCATGCAGCTGAACCAGGAATTCGGCGCGATCCAGGATGCCTTCATCGCCATGTTCCCGCCGCCGCCCGTCCAGGGGCTGGGCACCACCGGCGGCTTCAAGCTGCAGATCGAGGACAAGAACGGCCTCGGCTACCAGGCACTCGACGAGGCGACCAAGGCCTTCATTGCCAAGGCCTACCAGACGCCGGAGCTGGCTGGCATCTACTCGAGCTTCCAGATCAACGTGCCGCAGCTCTACGCCGACCTCGACCGCGTCAAGGCGCGCCAGCTCGGCGTCGAAGTGACCGATGTGTTCGAGACGCTGCAGATCTATCTGGGCTCGCTCTACGTCAACGACTTCAACGCCTTCGGCCGCACCTACAGCGTGCGCGTCCAGGCCGATGCAAACTACCGCAGCCACGCCGACGACATCGGCAAGCTGAAGGTGCGTTCGCAATCGGGCGAGATGATCCCGCTGTCGGCACTGTTGAAGGTCGAGCAGACGGTCGGCGCCGAGCGGGCGATCCGCTACAACGGCTTCCTGTCGGCCGACATCAACGGCGGCCCGGCGCCGGGCTTCTCCTCGGGCCAGGCTCAGGCCGCGATCGAGAAGATCGCCGCGGAAACGCTGCCGCCCGGTATCGCATTCGAGTGGACGGATTTGACCTATCAGCAGATTCTTGCCGGCAATTCGGGCATGCTCGTCTTCCCGCTGGCGCTGCTCTTGGTCTATCTCGTGCTGGCCGCCCAGTATGAAAGCCTGACCCTGCCGATCGCGATTATCCTGATCGTGCCGATGGGCATCATGGCCGCCCTTGCCGGCGTCTGGCTGACCGGAGGCGACAACAACGTCTTCACGCAGATCGGCCTGATCGTGCTTGTCGGGCTTTCCGCCAAGAACGCGATCCTGATCGTCGAGTTCGCCCGCGAACTGGAACTATCAGGCAGCACCGCCGTCCAGGCGGCGATCGAAGCGAGCCGGCTGCGCCTGCGGCCGATCCTGATGACCTCGATGGCCTTCATCATGGGTGTCGTGCCCCTGGTGATCTCCACCGGCGCCGGCGCCGAAATGCGCTCGGCCATGGGGGTCGCGGTCTTTTCCGGCATGATCGGCGTCACCGCCTTCGGCATCTTCATGACGCCGGTGTTCTACGTGCTGATCCGCAAGCTCTCGGGCGAGCGGCCTCTGAAGCACGCCGGAGCGCATATCGAAGCACCTCATCTCGCGCCCGGAGAATGA
- a CDS encoding efflux RND transporter periplasmic adaptor subunit encodes MKSTVTRRALWGAGLSILLSAAGGAAVLLGLPQHFEADAATETAAALPPAVPVSVAKAQSRRITTWEDFSGRLEAIERVEIRPRVGGAILQAHFREGALVKKGDLLLTIDPEPYAAAVDRAAAEVAAAEARVALARTELDRGRKLVTTSAIPQSGVDQRLSAFDEAQASVRSAKAALRTAELDLEYTEVKAPISGRVGRLEVTAGNLVAAGSASPVLTTLVSVDPIYASFSASEEVVTTALARLQASAGGNAIERIPVQIGTAADEGTPISGHIQLINNEVDAATGTIRVRAALENADGRLIPGQFVRIRIGEPEPEEKLVISDRAIGSDQDKKFVFVVGSDNKVEYRQVKLGPSSDGLRIVESGLKTGENIVVNGLQRVRPGVLVAPQQVEETTASIATK; translated from the coding sequence ATGAAATCGACAGTGACCCGCCGGGCCCTCTGGGGCGCCGGCCTGAGCATCCTATTGTCCGCCGCCGGCGGTGCCGCGGTTCTTCTTGGCCTGCCGCAGCACTTCGAGGCGGATGCCGCAACCGAAACGGCAGCCGCGCTTCCACCGGCCGTGCCGGTTTCGGTGGCCAAGGCGCAGTCGCGCCGCATCACCACCTGGGAAGATTTTTCCGGGCGGCTGGAAGCGATCGAACGCGTCGAGATTCGCCCCCGTGTCGGCGGCGCCATTCTCCAAGCCCACTTCCGCGAGGGTGCACTGGTGAAAAAGGGCGACCTTTTGCTCACCATCGATCCCGAGCCCTATGCGGCAGCCGTCGACCGGGCTGCAGCCGAGGTCGCAGCAGCCGAGGCGCGGGTGGCGCTCGCCAGGACGGAACTCGACCGCGGACGCAAGCTCGTGACCACGAGCGCCATCCCACAGAGCGGCGTCGACCAGCGCCTCAGCGCCTTCGACGAGGCGCAGGCGAGCGTGCGCTCCGCCAAGGCCGCGTTGCGCACGGCCGAACTCGACCTGGAATACACCGAAGTCAAGGCACCGATCTCCGGCCGCGTCGGCCGGCTGGAAGTGACCGCCGGCAACCTCGTCGCCGCCGGCTCCGCTTCGCCGGTGCTGACGACGCTGGTCTCGGTCGACCCGATCTACGCAAGCTTCAGCGCCAGCGAAGAAGTGGTCACCACTGCACTCGCCCGGCTCCAGGCCTCGGCCGGCGGCAACGCCATCGAGCGCATCCCGGTGCAGATCGGCACCGCTGCCGACGAAGGCACGCCGATCTCCGGCCATATCCAGCTCATCAACAACGAGGTGGATGCGGCGACCGGCACGATCCGCGTCCGCGCCGCGCTTGAAAATGCCGACGGGCGGCTGATCCCCGGCCAGTTCGTGCGCATCCGCATCGGCGAACCGGAGCCCGAAGAAAAGCTCGTGATCAGCGATCGCGCCATCGGCTCCGACCAGGACAAGAAATTCGTGTTCGTCGTCGGCTCCGACAACAAGGTCGAGTACCGCCAGGTGAAGCTTGGCCCGAGTTCCGACGGGCTGCGCATCGTCGAAAGCGGCCTGAAGACCGGCGAGAACATCGTCGTCAACGGCCTGCAGCGGGTACGCCCGGGTGTGCTCGTGGCACCGCAGCAGGTCGAAGAAACGACGGCGTCGATCGCAACCAAGTAG
- a CDS encoding DUF805 domain-containing protein, whose amino-acid sequence MTPEGRRPSMIWLFFSPSGRITRLPFFLSWLFWLLIGGFVVAQMLANENHRTALALWTLALIVSGIVSTLSIAMLAIKRLHDIGYPGPLAICLFIPVLSPIVFIALCLWPGTEGPNEFGQTSDEPGA is encoded by the coding sequence ATGACACCGGAGGGGCGACGGCCGAGCATGATCTGGCTGTTCTTCAGCCCCTCCGGCCGCATCACCCGCCTGCCCTTTTTCCTGTCCTGGCTTTTCTGGCTGCTGATAGGCGGTTTCGTCGTCGCGCAGATGCTCGCCAACGAGAACCACAGGACCGCGCTGGCGCTCTGGACGCTGGCGCTGATCGTGTCCGGCATCGTTTCCACGCTCTCGATCGCCATGCTGGCGATCAAGCGGCTGCACGATATCGGCTATCCCGGACCGCTGGCGATCTGCCTGTTCATCCCTGTCCTGAGCCCCATCGTCTTCATCGCGCTCTGTCTCTGGCCGGGCACCGAGGGGCCGAACGAATTCGGCCAAACCAGCGATGAACCCGGCGCTTGA
- a CDS encoding DEAD/DEAH box helicase → MTEFEGIAPAIAEALAKRGYNELTPVQQAMRDPDLAGKDALVSAQTGSGKTVAFGLALAPTLLGDQRRFSAPGAPLALVIAPTRELALQVKRELEWLYEQTGATIASCVGGMDMRTEKRALERGAHIVVGTPGRLCDHIRRNSLDISSLRAVVLDEADEMLDLGFREDLEFILEESPDDRRTLMFSATVPRSIATLAKNYQRDAVRISTASEQKQHVDIEYRALTVASNDRENAIINVLRFYEAKNAIVFCSTRAAVNHLTARFNNRGFSVVALSGELSQNERTHALQAMRDGRARVCIATDVAARGIDLPGLELVIHADLPTNPDTLLHRSGRTGRAGQKGVSALIVPVSQRRKAERLLENARITANWARPPSADEVSRRDDERLLADTSFAEPIREDEEAIVRALIELHGAEQMAAAFVRQFRSGRSAPEDLIEVAVGDSRAKPRRDEKSAPREDYDAPRADFSDGSWFSLSVGRKQNAEPRWLIPMLCRHGKLTKRDIGAIRMQQEETFVEMTSDGAERFLSSIGKEGMLEKGIRVKTLPGAPDLSQQRQEKPSFSKDKPNFSKDKPGFSKDKPAFAKKRPYSDDAARSDGDFKPKRKFDKKPAYAAASAHTDDKPPENRDAWTKKKAKPNAGKDGGFKPKPKGNNAKNRQS, encoded by the coding sequence ATGACAGAATTCGAAGGGATCGCGCCTGCGATCGCCGAGGCGTTGGCAAAACGCGGTTACAACGAGTTGACGCCGGTTCAACAGGCGATGCGCGATCCTGATCTGGCGGGCAAGGATGCGCTGGTATCGGCCCAGACCGGCTCCGGCAAGACCGTCGCCTTCGGCCTGGCGCTGGCACCGACCCTGCTTGGCGACCAGCGCCGCTTCAGCGCGCCCGGCGCGCCGCTGGCGCTTGTGATCGCACCAACGCGCGAACTGGCGCTGCAGGTCAAGCGCGAGCTCGAATGGCTCTATGAGCAGACTGGCGCGACGATCGCGTCCTGCGTCGGCGGCATGGACATGCGCACCGAGAAGCGCGCGCTGGAGCGCGGCGCCCACATCGTCGTCGGCACGCCCGGACGCCTATGCGACCATATCCGCCGCAACTCGCTCGATATTTCTTCGTTGCGTGCCGTCGTGCTCGACGAGGCCGACGAGATGCTCGATCTCGGTTTCCGCGAGGACCTCGAATTCATCCTCGAGGAGTCTCCCGACGACCGCCGCACGCTGATGTTTTCGGCGACCGTACCGCGCTCGATCGCGACGCTTGCCAAGAACTACCAGCGCGACGCCGTGCGCATCAGCACCGCGTCCGAGCAGAAGCAGCACGTCGACATCGAATACCGCGCCCTGACCGTTGCGTCGAACGATCGCGAAAACGCGATCATCAACGTCCTGCGCTTCTACGAAGCGAAGAATGCGATCGTCTTCTGCTCGACCCGTGCAGCCGTCAACCATCTGACTGCCCGCTTCAACAACCGCGGCTTCTCGGTGGTGGCTCTGTCGGGCGAACTCAGCCAGAACGAACGCACCCACGCGCTGCAGGCCATGCGCGACGGACGCGCCCGCGTCTGCATCGCCACCGACGTTGCCGCCCGCGGCATCGACTTGCCGGGCCTCGAACTGGTCATCCACGCCGACCTGCCGACCAACCCGGATACACTGCTGCACCGCAGCGGCCGCACCGGACGCGCCGGCCAGAAGGGCGTCAGCGCCCTGATCGTGCCGGTGAGCCAGCGCCGCAAGGCGGAGCGCCTGCTCGAAAACGCCCGGATCACCGCCAACTGGGCCCGCCCGCCGTCGGCCGACGAGGTCAGCCGCCGCGACGACGAGCGCCTGCTTGCCGACACGAGCTTTGCCGAACCGATCCGCGAAGACGAAGAGGCGATCGTGCGCGCGCTCATCGAGCTTCATGGTGCCGAGCAGATGGCTGCCGCCTTCGTGCGCCAGTTCCGCTCTGGCCGCTCGGCCCCGGAAGACCTGATCGAGGTTGCCGTCGGCGACAGCCGCGCAAAGCCGCGCCGCGATGAGAAGTCTGCACCGCGCGAAGACTATGACGCGCCGCGCGCCGATTTCAGCGATGGCAGCTGGTTCTCGCTCTCGGTCGGCCGCAAGCAGAATGCCGAGCCGCGCTGGCTGATCCCGATGCTCTGCCGCCACGGCAAGCTGACCAAGCGCGACATCGGCGCGATCCGCATGCAGCAGGAAGAGACCTTCGTCGAAATGACCTCCGATGGAGCCGAGCGCTTCCTGTCGTCGATCGGCAAGGAGGGCATGCTGGAGAAGGGCATCCGGGTGAAGACGCTGCCGGGCGCTCCCGATCTGTCGCAGCAGCGCCAGGAGAAGCCGAGTTTTTCCAAGGACAAGCCGAACTTCTCCAAGGACAAGCCAGGTTTCTCCAAGGACAAACCGGCCTTTGCCAAGAAGCGCCCCTATTCGGACGATGCGGCACGCAGTGACGGCGACTTCAAGCCGAAGCGCAAGTTCGACAAGAAGCCGGCTTACGCCGCCGCCTCGGCCCACACCGACGACAAGCCGCCGGAAAACCGCGACGCCTGGACTAAAAAGAAGGCCAAGCCGAACGCCGGCAAGGACGGCGGCTTCAAGCCGAAGCCCAAGGGCAACAACGCCAAGAACCGCCAGAGCTAA
- a CDS encoding winged helix-turn-helix transcriptional regulator, producing the protein MKISTDPLEAPITSIPDVFDPTCSSRHALELIASKWAMLIISALEEGPMRNAALMRRLGDVSQKMLTQTLKELERNGLVIREDKKTVPPHVEYSLSAVGRSLSETLLVLDRWAETHFGTLDAARARYDAERGK; encoded by the coding sequence ATGAAAATCTCGACAGACCCGCTCGAAGCACCCATCACCTCCATTCCGGATGTCTTCGACCCGACCTGCTCCTCGCGGCATGCGCTGGAGCTGATCGCCAGCAAATGGGCGATGCTGATCATCTCGGCGCTCGAAGAAGGGCCGATGCGCAACGCCGCGCTGATGCGCCGGCTTGGCGACGTCTCGCAGAAGATGCTGACGCAGACGCTGAAGGAACTGGAGCGGAACGGCCTTGTCATTCGCGAGGACAAGAAGACCGTGCCGCCGCATGTGGAATACAGCCTCAGCGCTGTCGGCCGTTCGCTCAGCGAAACCCTGCTGGTGCTCGACCGTTGGGCCGAGACGCATTTCGGCACTCTCGACGCGGCGCGCGCGCGCTACGACGCCGAGCGGGGCAAATAG
- the dapD gene encoding 2,3,4,5-tetrahydropyridine-2,6-dicarboxylate N-succinyltransferase, whose translation MTNHNLASLSQTIDAAFDDRDSVNTGTRGAVRDAVETALNLLDSGKVRVAERGADGNWTVNQWLKKAVLLSFRLNPMEIVRGGPGESVWWDKVASKFDGWSVNEFEKAGFRAVPNCVVRRSAYIAPNAILMPSFVNLGAYVGEGTMVDTWATVGSCAQIGKNVHLSGGVGIGGVLEPMQAGPTIIEDNCFIGARSEVVEGCIVREGSVLGMGVFIGKSTKIVDRATGEVTYGEVPPYSVVVAGSMPSGSTMGNGQPAPNLYCAVIVKRVDEKTRSKTGINELLRD comes from the coding sequence ATGACGAACCACAACCTCGCCTCCCTGTCGCAGACGATCGACGCCGCCTTTGATGACCGCGATTCCGTAAACACCGGAACGCGCGGCGCGGTGCGCGACGCCGTGGAAACGGCACTGAACCTGCTCGACAGCGGCAAGGTGCGGGTGGCAGAGCGTGGCGCCGACGGCAACTGGACCGTCAATCAATGGCTGAAGAAGGCCGTTCTGCTCTCCTTCCGCCTCAACCCGATGGAAATCGTCCGGGGCGGCCCGGGGGAATCCGTCTGGTGGGACAAGGTCGCCTCCAAGTTCGACGGCTGGAGCGTCAACGAGTTCGAGAAGGCCGGCTTCCGCGCCGTGCCGAACTGCGTCGTGCGCCGCTCGGCCTATATCGCGCCGAACGCCATCCTGATGCCGTCCTTCGTCAACCTCGGCGCCTATGTCGGCGAAGGCACGATGGTCGACACCTGGGCCACGGTCGGCTCCTGCGCCCAGATCGGCAAGAACGTGCATCTCTCCGGCGGCGTCGGCATCGGCGGCGTGCTGGAGCCGATGCAGGCCGGCCCGACGATCATTGAGGACAATTGCTTCATCGGCGCCCGCTCCGAGGTCGTTGAAGGCTGCATCGTGCGCGAGGGCTCGGTTCTCGGCATGGGCGTGTTCATCGGCAAGTCGACCAAGATCGTCGACCGCGCCACCGGCGAAGTGACCTATGGTGAAGTCCCGCCCTACTCCGTCGTCGTCGCCGGCTCGATGCCGTCGGGCTCGACCATGGGCAACGGCCAGCCGGCACCGAACCTCTACTGCGCCGTCATCGTCAAGCGCGTCGACGAGAAGACCCGCTCCAAGACCGGCATCAACGAACTGCTTCGAGACTGA
- a CDS encoding DMT family transporter, which yields MAWIILIAASLIEIIMGLALKYAEGWTKLVPSAIGIAAALGSVYLLTIAMRDLPAGTAYAAWTGIGSVGITVLGIVLFGDPVSWMRITCIAMIIVAVAGLRFLEA from the coding sequence ATGGCATGGATCATCCTGATAGCGGCGAGCCTGATTGAAATCATCATGGGCCTGGCGCTCAAATATGCCGAAGGCTGGACGAAACTGGTGCCGAGCGCGATCGGCATCGCAGCGGCGCTCGGCAGCGTCTACCTCCTGACGATCGCCATGCGCGACCTGCCGGCCGGCACTGCCTACGCCGCCTGGACCGGCATCGGCTCAGTCGGCATCACGGTGCTCGGCATCGTGCTTTTCGGGGATCCCGTCTCCTGGATGCGGATCACCTGCATCGCGATGATCATCGTCGCCGTCGCCGGCCTGCGCTTCCTCGAAGCCTGA
- a CDS encoding alpha/beta hydrolase, translating into MGERFTVETMQTGKGSCPARVYSGETLLNPPPVVLHLHGGSFVGSSIAAGERVAKALAAAGAIVISPEYASACLNPFPAALDVTYSMLSSMRARCPQFAHKKSLLFIAGEEAGGNVAAGVALMARDQFLTDLKGQILLSPMLDPCLATASFRKYCPEGSVQSIAEGWQRYLGECGGFTHPYAAPAHCTRLAGLVPSLILTSEECPMRDETAAYADRLRQAGVSVQSHILPGRAGWIPENTVNAETWASQEETITGIFSRFFQQAGAKPAEMTMR; encoded by the coding sequence ATGGGTGAACGCTTTACGGTAGAGACGATGCAGACGGGCAAAGGTTCGTGCCCGGCACGTGTCTATAGTGGCGAAACGCTGCTCAACCCGCCGCCCGTGGTGCTGCACCTGCATGGCGGCTCCTTCGTCGGCAGCTCGATCGCAGCCGGCGAACGCGTCGCCAAGGCGCTTGCGGCGGCCGGTGCCATCGTCATCTCGCCGGAATATGCGTCGGCCTGCCTCAATCCGTTCCCGGCCGCACTCGACGTCACCTATTCCATGCTTTCTTCGATGCGTGCGCGTTGCCCGCAGTTCGCGCATAAAAAATCGTTGCTGTTCATCGCCGGCGAGGAGGCGGGCGGCAACGTGGCAGCCGGCGTGGCGCTGATGGCTCGCGACCAGTTCCTCACCGACCTCAAGGGGCAGATCCTCCTGTCGCCGATGCTGGATCCGTGCCTGGCGACCGCATCGTTTCGCAAATACTGTCCCGAGGGTTCGGTGCAATCGATCGCCGAAGGCTGGCAACGGTATCTGGGCGAATGCGGTGGATTCACGCATCCCTATGCCGCTCCGGCGCACTGTACGCGGCTCGCCGGCCTTGTTCCCTCGCTCATCCTGACCAGCGAGGAATGCCCGATGCGCGACGAGACTGCTGCCTATGCAGACCGTCTTCGCCAGGCGGGCGTGAGCGTTCAGTCCCATATTCTTCCCGGCCGCGCCGGGTGGATACCGGAAAATACCGTGAACGCTGAAACCTGGGCATCCCAGGAAGAAACGATTACCGGCATCTTTTCCCGCTTCTTCCAGCAGGCGGGGGCGAAGCCGGCTGAAATGACGATGCGTTAG
- a CDS encoding LysR family transcriptional regulator: MDQLTAMRAFLRVVETGNFTRASASLNMPKATVTNLIQGLEAHLRTKLLNRTTRRVLVTPDGALYYERAARLVTDLDELDGSLSSAQTLPKGRLRVEMASAMANLIVIPALSEFHKRYPDIQIDLGVSDRTVDYVAENVDCAIRVGTLTDQSLIARRITDMSFVACAAPDYLDRCSTPQHPSDLSKNCYVVGYFRPQTGQQMPFYFKRGAEEIEVHGRYAVAANESTTYLAAARAGLGVIQAPRFMVREDLETGAMRRVLQDWQIESMPIYLVYPPNRHLSSRLRVFADWVVKVIAQSQLDGE; this comes from the coding sequence ATGGACCAGCTCACGGCCATGCGCGCGTTTCTCCGCGTTGTCGAAACCGGCAATTTCACACGTGCTTCCGCTTCGCTCAATATGCCCAAGGCGACCGTCACCAATCTCATCCAGGGATTGGAAGCGCATCTGCGCACCAAGCTGCTCAATCGCACGACGCGGCGGGTTCTGGTGACCCCGGATGGCGCGCTCTATTACGAGCGGGCCGCGCGCCTCGTGACCGACCTCGATGAGCTCGACGGCAGCCTGTCGAGCGCCCAGACGCTGCCGAAGGGGCGGCTGCGCGTGGAGATGGCAAGCGCCATGGCCAATCTCATCGTTATCCCGGCTCTGTCCGAATTCCACAAGCGCTACCCTGACATCCAGATCGATCTCGGCGTCTCGGACCGCACCGTCGACTATGTTGCCGAGAATGTCGACTGCGCCATTCGTGTCGGCACCCTGACCGACCAGTCGCTGATTGCCCGGCGCATCACCGACATGAGCTTCGTCGCCTGCGCGGCACCCGACTATCTCGACCGTTGCTCGACGCCGCAACATCCCTCCGATCTTTCGAAGAATTGTTATGTCGTCGGCTATTTCCGCCCGCAGACCGGCCAGCAGATGCCGTTCTATTTCAAGCGCGGCGCGGAAGAGATCGAGGTTCATGGTCGTTATGCGGTGGCCGCCAACGAATCGACCACCTATCTCGCCGCCGCCCGTGCCGGCCTCGGTGTCATCCAGGCGCCCCGCTTCATGGTGCGGGAGGATCTTGAGACCGGCGCGATGCGGAGGGTGCTGCAGGACTGGCAAATCGAATCGATGCCGATCTATCTCGTCTATCCGCCGAACCGACACCTGAGCAGCCGTCTGCGCGTCTTTGCCGACTGGGTGGTGAAAGTGATCGCCCAGTCGCAACTCGACGGCGAATAG